The Thalassotalea piscium sequence CCAAAGAAACGGTTCCATAAGTGCCAATACGACTGTCTTTCATAATAGATAAGCGTCGTTCAACCGTTAACCCTCCACCAATACCGTCTGCCATATCGGCTAAACCATCCTCATGAAATGCACCGGTAAATAGTAAAGAAGCAATAACAATTAAAACCACAGTAACATCAAGCGGTAAAATGGCATTAAAGATAACGTAAAGAACACAAAGCAACAGTGCTAACAAAAAGCCTACTAATGGAAAGTAACGATTAGACTTATTCATTAATGCTTCTGAATAAGGTGTTGACTGCGGCACAGGGAAGCGGGTAAAAAACATCACTGACAAACAAAAAAGCTGCCATTCGCCGATACTGCGTTTGATAAGCCCATTTAAGGAAGGGAAGGTCACACCGTCACCCCTGCACTTTCAAAGCTTGCCATATCATTATAAAAACTCACTGCTGCAGTTAGCAAAGGCAATGCTAGTGCTGCGCCCGTTCCTTCACCTAATCTCAGCGCTAAATTAAGTAAAGGTTTGGCGTCTAATTGAGCTAATATTAATTGATGGGCTTGTTCATCAGACTGATGGGAAAATATTAAATAATCTTTGGTATGAGTGTGCATACTTACTGCAATTAATGCCGCCACACTAACAATAAAGCCATCAATTAATACCGGTGTTTGCGCTTGTGCGCTTGCTAAAATAGCCCCAACCATTTGTACTATTTCGAATCCACCCACTTCAGCCATAACTTGCTGTGGCGACAATTTAGTAATGGGTAACACATGCTCTTTCGCATGTTTATTAGTGACTCGTGTTATCGCTTGCTTGACCAATTGTTGCTTAAGCAATAGTTGGTCAGAGGTAATACCTGTGCCTTGTCCGACACAAATTTCAGACGGAGTATCTAACAACAAAGCCATAATAGCAGATGCTGAACTAGTGTTGGCTATCCCCATTTCGCCTAGCATTAAGAGATTGCACCCTTGTAATATTTCTTGCAATGCGATTGAGGCACCATAGGCTAAGCCTTGGTTGACCTGTGTAAGTGTCATGGCTGGCTCTTTTGTAAAATCATTAGTGCCTGCAGCTATACGTTGTGAAAAAAATGTTTTACATGCACCTATTTCATCAGTGGTGAGCGCTTCAATAATACCTGCATCAATAATTTTTAATGTAATATTATTAATTCGACAAAAACAATTTATTGCTGCACCACCTGCAAGAAAATTTAATACCATCTGCCGTGTTACTGAGCTAGGCGCAATACTAACACCATGTTTTGCAATACCATGATCGCCAGCAAACACCAGTATGGTAGGTTGATGAAGTGAAATTTTATCAACTACCCTTTGTAAAGGCTGACTTTGAATTAAACCAAGTTGTATCGCTAAGCTTTCTAATTGTCCTAATGAACCCAACGGTTTGGTTTTATTATCAACAGTATTTTTTAGTTCAGGTAAGTAGCTAAGGTCAAGTGGTGAAATAGTAAAATTTATCATTACATTTTTCTCATCAACATCAGAAAAAACACACTACCAATAACCGAGGTTATCACACCAATTGGAATTTCTTGGCCAGGTACAATGGTGCGTGCAAATACGTCGATCCAAATTAAAAAACAGCCTCCAACTATGCCTGCCCCAATGAGCAGTTTAGCGGTGGTTAACCCAATAAAAGGGCGTACAATATGAGGGATCATTAAGCCAACAAAACCAATACCCCCACAGTATGAAACAATAACAGCGGTCATTGCTGCACAAAGCACTAAGCTAAGTAATCTTAACCTGTCAACATTAACCCCTAGGGTTTTAGCGCTTTCGTCACTCAGTAATAATGCGTCTAACTGCCGAGAAAATATCAACGCCACAGTTAAACACACCGCAATTACGGGGAAAGCCCATTGCAGCGCACTATAGTCGGCACGTGATAAGCTTCCCATTAACCAAAAAATTACGCGATTACTCGCAAACGCCTCGCCAAAATAAAGAATAAAGCTAGTAATAGCACTCAGTAAAAAAGAGACGGCAACGCCTGCTAACAATAAGTGTTCTATTTTGCGCCAATTGCTTTGCATTAAAACAATCATAACGATACCTACTGAGAGCATTGCCCCAATAAAAGCAGCCAAAGGTAAAGTAAATATTTGATATTCTTGTGGTAAATACCCTGAAAGTGTTGCCCCTAAACCTGCGCCAGCAACAATGCCAAATAAATAAGGGTCAGCCAACGGGTTGCGAGTTACGTTTTGCATTAATGCCCCCGCTGCTGCAAGTGCAAAACCAGCTAAAAACCCCATAAGCACGCGAGGAAATCGGATATCAATTAAAATAGTGCTATAAATTGATTTTTCACATTCACCAATTAAGCAATAACCTAGCGCTTTAAATCCAACTTCAGCCGTACCAAACCCCATAGCTAGCACTATTGTAAGCGTTACCATAATTGCCAATAATAGACTTACTGACAGTGTTGAAAGCTTAGTTTTCATTTAGTCCACCTGCTAATGTAACTAAATGAGGATGTTCAGTATCATGATGTAAGCCCGCAAAAGTAATGCGTGGCGCTTGTGTAAATGGGTTAGTGTCAACAACACAGTTCAATTTAAAGACTTGCTGCAAACACTCGCTAGTTAATACCTTTTCAGGGGTGTTAATGGCCTTTAACTTACCATCAGACATCAGCAATAGTCTGTCACAATATTGCGCAGCTAAGTTAAGGTCGTGCACAGTGATCACCAATGAAAGTTTTAATTTTTTAACCAGCGATAAAATTTGGTGTTGATAAAACACATCAAGATGATTGGTTGGCTCGTCCATTATTAATATGTCTGAGCGCTGCACAATGGCTCGAGCAATTAAACAGCGTTGCTGTTCGCCCCCTGACAACGTTTTAAATACTTGTTCAGCTTTAGTGTGTAAATCTACTTTTTGTAAAGCATGCTCAATGAGCTTTAGATCTTCGCTGTTATCACGATCGAACAAGCCTTTGTGTGGTAGTAAGCCCATGTGAACAACGTCAAAAACGGTGAGATCAAAAATAGAATCATGATGCTGACCGACAACCGCAATTTTTTGCGCAATATAATTACGGCTCACTTCACAAATATTTTTACCCTGTAAACGAACCTCCCCTTTTTCAACTATATATTCACGATATAAACATTTTAATAGTGAGGTTTTTCCTGCGCCATTAGGACCAACAATACCTAGCGTTTCACCTTTTTTTAGTGAAAAGCTGATTTGTTCAACAATAACTTTATTACCAACTTGCCACGATAAGTTATTTGCTTCTAGCACTACAGACATGTTGCATCTCAATAATAAAATGAGGTACGAGGCAGAAAGGAGATATTGGAAAGGTAGCTAATTATTATCAAGTACTAACAATATTAGCTAAGAGTCTTTTAATACATCCCCATGTTACCCGCACGGTTTCGTTACTTTGTATATAATTTATGGCAGGTTTCCTGACTTATAGAGATACCCCAAGCTTACCCTTCCCGGTGTGATACCAGTGGTGTTGTTAACTCAGCTCTAATTACAGTTGCGGGAACAGTTGTGGAGTAATAATTATTTACGCACCACATTCCCTTTTAAGCCCTAATAATTTAATACATATTCTTATTAAATTAGGCACCATAAAACGCGCGCAGTTTAGCACAAAGCACTAAACAAAACACTAAAATGTCATATAATTTAAACTTGTTATGAGTAATTAAACAGTAAGAGATAACAAAGTTTGATATGGTGTAGTTATTGCTTATTATTAACTTATCTTAACAAATACAGGTTTTTGACGCTTATGGCAACATCACAGCTTTACAATATAATGACCCCAAATTTTTCGAGCGAGTTCAAATGTGTTGGTGCTGAATGCACAGATACTTGTTGTCGCAGCTGGGAAATTAACGTTGATAAAAAAGCATTTAAAAACCTGAAAAAAAATGAAAACGTTATTATTCGTCAATTAGCGAATGAGCATTTGTCACTTGCTCGTGAATCGACTAACACTTGGGGTAAAATCAAATTAAAAGATGACGGCTATTGCCCATTTTTAGATACAACTGGGTGGTGTGAAGTACATAAACAAATTGGTCATCAAGCGTTACCAAAAACGTGTCAAAATTATCCAAAGTCTTATTTAGTCTTTGGTGAACAAGTAGAAGCAAGTATTAGTATATCTTGCCCTAGTGCAGCAGAGGCTGTTTTACTAAACCCTTCTGCATTTACCTTTAAGAGGCACGAAGATACATTACAAAGTCTTAATCATATTGTGTTAGGTGGTTACACTAGCGACACACTCCCTGCTTGGATGCCAATACTAAGAGATTTTTGTTTTTCGGTAGTATTATTTGAACAAATATCATTAGAGCATCGCCTATTTGCAATGGGCATGGCACTAAAACAAGGTGAAAAACACATTGACAATCCGCAACGGTTACAAGAGTTTTTAGCAACAGCTGAAGAAATGACCGCTGATGGCTCTTTCAGTAAAATGTTTGAAGACCTTTCAGTCAATGAGCGTTTTAAGTGGGTAATGTTTGCCAATCAACATCATAAATTAGATGTAGAGGAAAAATTACATCAGAAATCTGCAGAGCTACCCAGCGCCTCTGAAAGCCAAAGCAGGTTTGACCAAGTAAGAACACCTATTTTTGAACTGATTAAAGAACGTAAGGAAATTCAACCTAAAGCTAAAGAAGTCGAACTTTTTTTAGAAATATTTAATTCAGGACAAGAAAAAGTAGATGCTTTTTTAGCAGATAAAGAGCATATTTTAATCAATTATATTTTATATTACTTATTTCATAACCAATTTATGCATAACCAAGACAAAACCCCATTTCAGTTTTTTAAAATTATGAGTGTAGATTTGTTTATGCAGCGCGCCTATCTTGCTGGTATCGCTGAAAAAGAAGGTGAACTAACTCAGGAAAAACTCATTCAGTTATTTCAAACATATGCACGTAAACGCCAGCATAACGCTCACTTTGTTCAAAACATGGAAATCCAATTACAACACTCAAATACTGATGGTCCAGGCGATATATTTAGTTTGCTTAAATTAAACTAAGGCGTTTTATTTCCAGCTAGAAAGGTTAAGTCTGAGTAA is a genomic window containing:
- a CDS encoding ABC transporter ATP-binding protein, with product MSVVLEANNLSWQVGNKVIVEQISFSLKKGETLGIVGPNGAGKTSLLKCLYREYIVEKGEVRLQGKNICEVSRNYIAQKIAVVGQHHDSIFDLTVFDVVHMGLLPHKGLFDRDNSEDLKLIEHALQKVDLHTKAEQVFKTLSGGEQQRCLIARAIVQRSDILIMDEPTNHLDVFYQHQILSLVKKLKLSLVITVHDLNLAAQYCDRLLLMSDGKLKAINTPEKVLTSECLQQVFKLNCVVDTNPFTQAPRITFAGLHHDTEHPHLVTLAGGLNEN
- the cobT gene encoding nicotinate-nucleotide--dimethylbenzimidazole phosphoribosyltransferase, which gives rise to MINFTISPLDLSYLPELKNTVDNKTKPLGSLGQLESLAIQLGLIQSQPLQRVVDKISLHQPTILVFAGDHGIAKHGVSIAPSSVTRQMVLNFLAGGAAINCFCRINNITLKIIDAGIIEALTTDEIGACKTFFSQRIAAGTNDFTKEPAMTLTQVNQGLAYGASIALQEILQGCNLLMLGEMGIANTSSASAIMALLLDTPSEICVGQGTGITSDQLLLKQQLVKQAITRVTNKHAKEHVLPITKLSPQQVMAEVGGFEIVQMVGAILASAQAQTPVLIDGFIVSVAALIAVSMHTHTKDYLIFSHQSDEQAHQLILAQLDAKPLLNLALRLGEGTGAALALPLLTAAVSFYNDMASFESAGVTV
- a CDS encoding FecCD family ABC transporter permease — encoded protein: MKTKLSTLSVSLLLAIMVTLTIVLAMGFGTAEVGFKALGYCLIGECEKSIYSTILIDIRFPRVLMGFLAGFALAAAGALMQNVTRNPLADPYLFGIVAGAGLGATLSGYLPQEYQIFTLPLAAFIGAMLSVGIVMIVLMQSNWRKIEHLLLAGVAVSFLLSAITSFILYFGEAFASNRVIFWLMGSLSRADYSALQWAFPVIAVCLTVALIFSRQLDALLLSDESAKTLGVNVDRLRLLSLVLCAAMTAVIVSYCGGIGFVGLMIPHIVRPFIGLTTAKLLIGAGIVGGCFLIWIDVFARTIVPGQEIPIGVITSVIGSVFFLMLMRKM
- the fliB gene encoding flagellin lysine-N-methylase yields the protein MATSQLYNIMTPNFSSEFKCVGAECTDTCCRSWEINVDKKAFKNLKKNENVIIRQLANEHLSLARESTNTWGKIKLKDDGYCPFLDTTGWCEVHKQIGHQALPKTCQNYPKSYLVFGEQVEASISISCPSAAEAVLLNPSAFTFKRHEDTLQSLNHIVLGGYTSDTLPAWMPILRDFCFSVVLFEQISLEHRLFAMGMALKQGEKHIDNPQRLQEFLATAEEMTADGSFSKMFEDLSVNERFKWVMFANQHHKLDVEEKLHQKSAELPSASESQSRFDQVRTPIFELIKERKEIQPKAKEVELFLEIFNSGQEKVDAFLADKEHILINYILYYLFHNQFMHNQDKTPFQFFKIMSVDLFMQRAYLAGIAEKEGELTQEKLIQLFQTYARKRQHNAHFVQNMEIQLQHSNTDGPGDIFSLLKLN